aacaatcgacggacgagcttgctagacgcaaggcccagcacgaagccaggccttgCGCCCAGCAACGCCCGTGCGCGCGAGCGAGAAGCAAGGCAGGCCGAGCAAAGCAGCGCCTAAcatcatgggccgcgtgcttgcTGACCAGCGCCCATCTCTTGGGCCGAGCCGAGCACCAGCGCCCCTCGTTGGCTGCGTGGCTGTGAGGCTTCGTACGACCAAagccttggtcgtttaggattgcttgcttaaatctcattttcctaattctactcaaattgaaTGTTTTTGCTAAATCTGAAACAtttaggtgtttgattaaacattaaattctaatgatttaattttactagaatcctaatggatttagttattggaatcctagtagaattctaattccgttatttccaccctataaatacgtggttcataatcacaatttatataacaattcaataagtattcacatagattaagttcaagtacgaatttaataatttgcctaaattaataattaagctttccgaataaacataataccttagagaatattctagttggttgaatctaaggcggatccgaacgtgttgtggactaactacggaggggcgacatttggagtcctaaacttgttcttgttcggttcgggagcagctttggaaggcacgcatcacattgtatgtatactaattatTCTAATTGACTGTGTGGCaaataatttggattcctggctttatggtttttccgcatgaaatatattgtttatatttgtcataacctaacagtggtatcacgagcctctaattaattccataatcaattatagtaacatggttaaattttataaatttgcaatgaattaaaggggtgattaatttcgtgtatgtaattaattgcaaattcgtgcgattatttgattatatgttcgtaggatttttcggcagttttgtcaataatggtcggaatcttataattttatagtgaatttcgcatgtaaacgacgttgtaaaattttgacaaaaatcatagatttgtcGCCGAACCAAGAATTCCTatattcgaagcctaactataacttttcggaggttttagtttttcgaaagcaaaatttgtaatttttatgatgttaaattaaatatttgcgaatcttgtatgtaaatcttgaatctatgattgacctactgtatatgtttaacaattttgaggcttaatcttgttaattatacaacctaatttgtaattgtaattaatttgttgaaattcgaataatttagaatttgttttgattttcataattaattagcaatttaattaggatcctatgattaaaaaccaccataaaatttgttaaaattgaattgttttaaaattttatgacctagatttggatccatgaaaataaatataatcgaaaattaatttgaataataaattttcgattttttgcccaaatttaatgaaattaacatgatttattaatttgtcaattaaattaatgtataaaaattataaattttataaaaccgatcacccatgttgcacgcacgaagcaatggaagctaattgttacccttaaagggtgttgcattgtgcgggcatgcgacgacgagcaagggagctcgtcgcccatgcgataCGAGGCAACGAGCAACGAGGCGTGCGCGGCAAGGCATTggctgtgcgtgtgtgccgTGTGGATGGTCGAGCAAAAAGGGGCAATGATGCTACGTAGCGCCaggcacgaggcaaggcagcagcatacgagcaagggagctcgcgtgccgTTGCTCATGCCACTGCCCAGCGCAGGCAGCAATCGGTGCAGCGAGCAGCCACCGAGCATGCGAGCAGCAAGCACATCACAAGGCTGTGCGCAACGATGGGCATCACTCGGCCACACAGCGCGGGCCTAGGCGCTGcttcgtgcacgcggcccatggcgcTGCGGCTGTTTTGTGCTTGGGCGAGGCTTGGGCTTCGGCCTAAGGCCTTGCATTAGTACGTAAGggccattttatttatgtttcggttgaaaacaattttatttaaatttgaatttgtaatttaatttttactcggaatttaattttgattaattaaattgttataaatttatttatactgattattttactaaattaagaccttgataaaatttaaattatttaataatcaactaaaaataaaattaaaggatttaaataatattttatatcagctttatattttaattaaatttgtaagtttccggttagactaggaaatacaattttatgttaaaaatttgtaaagcatgtaaatttcttggttttagtgggagcattttagtcattaaactcttgattaggtctacattcctttaaggttaaaacaactcgattagaactaataagaattgaataatttgtagattattggaacccttgattagttgttgcaaatgtttatgtgatgcataatatgttctactaacttgctatgtgggtcattcattgataaatgaatgggtgaatggtatattgtaaatgtactgttttgcaggttatggaaagtgactggtatggcccaaataggatagaaaatatggtcggtgtaccattaatttgaatgtaaaattggtctaatgcaccaaagtttttattttaaatatggtctgcgtaccatcaaatagttgtaattagtttcaattataggttatcctatttgaagataatggcgcctgtagacacctacttttgtccccattcccgaaagggaaggttcgatgatgagaacataaatctccacttgacaacgcatctcctataaaataacgaatctcaacccccttttcatttcaccagaaacctgctatttatagaaacctgctatttatggaaacctgctaaaaatagtaactgcagtaattggtagttgttaaaagtggcaagtcataaaagatagaaacctgtcagaattaggtgttgcactccaacataaatcctaaatgagatagaaattgcgagagaatcctattcctaatacgattcgaaaataagagttacgtattaattaaaatcctaacgagcctagagttcgtaacgggcccagatgcattccatcataaaattaatacgcactaaaagactagattaaagtctcatacactccggattctaagaatcctaatctgacaaagaaacggcccagaccctattttcaacgcctggctctgggcgccgaaatctttggcgcccaaccctgggcgctgaaattacctgggacgtgttctttcctaattcctcgtggattagagttctacaattctatctttccacgaactcttttctataaatagggccctaagtcgacgtgaaaagaacacaacacacaattattattctgagtattgactctaacccctaagcctaagcctcacgctgcgaaattgatcacgcgttctgtcacaatcgatccaaaaatcgaacagaacgtatcctgtcccataatttgagattcgttaaataaaaggagaaatagcaaagtcaaagtggttagttttctgagaaccgtgacgcacctctcaagggtgcgtcgtaatgtgtccctcttccatggtttaattgctttcctcgcccttttatgaactgttaaactaattaaatctgattgttctatcacgcctaataaagataatatgttgggaaattggattatcatgctaggtcccttaatacaatctaaatcagataatcgcgctcgatctagtattatatgttgcatattgttaaaatcaactcagattagtttaatagttaacgcatgtcccttcaattatttatgctgagctagtaaggatatcctgcctctggagttatcgaagagcgagtactcctctcggtagttacagtcccccgaaccctcaatctctaccttgtgggtgtatgttgagagatccccacaccagggatcacaagggaacctacggctgtcgtggtcaaacataattgcactccctttatgtcacgataaccgggttttgtcagtttttctcattgtcgttaaaaactgaatggcgactcctatattactagtcaattgagtgtaaactcacaggaaatccaattacacttgatttgacaaaaagaaacgtcacacccacgagggacaaggtcacgcattagcctcgtgctttttcgacccctaaCTCTTCTTCtctaaaaagaatcgtcacacccacaacgcatctcctataaaataaacgaatctcgattccccatttcatttcacccgaaacctgctatttatggaaacctgctaaaaatagtaactgtcgtaaaaggtagcttctaaaagtggcaaatcataaaggatagaaacctgtcagaattaggtgttgcattccaacataaatccaaaatgagatagaaaaccgcgagaatcctattcctaataggattcggaaataagagttacgtattaattaaaatcctaacgagcctagagttcataacgggcccagacgcattccgtcataaaattgatacgcgctaaaagactcgattaaatctcaaactctacggatttcaggaatccgaactGACTAAAaaaaacagcccataccctattttcaacgcctggctctgggcgctgaaaatacctgggtacgtgttttttcctaattatttgtggattagaactctgcaattctatctttccacgaactcttccatataaatagacccctagattcgacgtgaaaggaacacacacaacacacaattatattctgagtattgactccaacccttagcctaagcctctcgctgcgaaattgttcacgcgttctgtcgcaattgatccagaaatcgaacagaacgtatcctgtcccataattgagattcgttaaataaaaaggagaaatagcaaagtcaaagtggttagttttctgagaaccgtgacgcacctctcaagggtgcgtcgtaatgtgccccttctcgatgatttaattgctttcctcgccctttttatgaactgttaaactaactaaatctgattgttctaccacgcctaacaaatataatatttttgggaaattggattatcatgctaggtcccttaatgcaatctaaatcagataatcacgatcaatctagtattatatgttgcatattgctaaaatcaactcagattagtttaatagttaacgcatgtcccttcaattatttatgctgagctagtaaggatatcctgcctctggagttatcgacgagcgaagtactcctctcggtagttacagtcccccgaaccctcaatctctaccttgcgggtgtatgttgagagatccccacaccagggatcacaagggaacctacggccgtcgtggtcaaacataattgcactccctttatgtcacgataaccgggttttgtcagtttttctcattgtcgttaaaaactgaatggcgactcctatattactagtcaattgggtgtaaactcacaggaaatccaattacacttgattgaataaaaagaatcgtcacacccacgagggacgaggtcacgcattagcctcgtgctttttcgaccccctcacaactgtGGACCATGTTCCACCTTCTAATGGCAAGTTCAAGCTCTTACCCTCCAAATGttttaaacaaagtataaacCCCATGTACATAAACCCGTTTTACGATGTTTACCGACTGTTTTGAGCGGTAGGTAAAACCTCGGATTCTTGTAGTGTGTTATGTCCTCGCAAGTTGTAATAGGTTAAAGTCATCAACGACCCTATGGTCAGCTTGGTAAGGGCGTCTATATGACAATGTCCCCAATAGCTTATGGTCCTGTTTGACAATTGGAGTTTAGAGTTAATGATTAGAGTTTTACCTTTTTGTTTAGCAAATTTGACTAGTTGTTTAAACATGTTTGATAATACATAGAGGTTTATTAAACACTCTCAACTATTTTTTTTGGTACAATAAAATTTATGGACATATTTTtttacaatatttatttaatttactaGGTAAGAGGAGCAGTTAAGGACAAAACTATTTTTCAAATTTACATTAAAAATCCTCTAAGCGAAAAATTGGTGGACTGTTTATTTTCAAAATGAGAGGTTTGAGTTCAATACTCCTTTTAACCAAAAAAAACCCTTTTAGAGTTTTGACTAGTCAAACCTCTAAACGTTGTCTAAATCTTTCTTTACCAAGCATGACCTATGTTTCAGGTTTTTCTTGTATAACAGGAGCTTAGCGCTCCGCTTAATTAATGTTTATTTCGTTTATGTCATTTATATTCTGAAACTTGCTAGCCTCTTTATCATAAACATTATTTCAACTTTAAACTTCCATAATAATGCAGTTGTAGATCAATAAACTTTCAAAGTAAGTAAGAGGATTCCTATATTTTGTACCAAACATGACAAATTGGCCTAAAACAAGTAAATTACAATTATTCCTACATGTTCGTTAAGTGTAGAAGAGACATAGGAAGTCGATTGGTATACCagtacatatatttttttttttaataggtaagagaagaagggaccctaactgaaccagcacctagcacaggttaaccagcccagctccgcaggtcatcgcttaagccactcccaagcatttcgcagttgatggagctcgaacttgtgacctccaaatcacaaggtgagttccccaccaactccaccaacttatgttggtttGTATACCAGTACATGTTAGCGTTAGAATACACGTAGTTGTTTAGACGCTATTACGGAGTACTTACATTTGTAGTATTTAAGAAATTaactttaatttctaaaaaacGTGTTGCCCAACACGCATACTATAGAGGGTAAAAAAAGTCCACAATCCCTCTTATATTCTTGTATGTGATGCTTTGATCACCTCATGCGCCTTAAATATATTTAGAAAAAGAATAATACTACTACGTAGTATCTATTTTTCGAAAGTAATTTCATCAATATTCGACTATAAAAAGAGCGAACCCTATTCATTTATCTGGCACCACAATCACAATTCACTATATTCATTTTtacttaattaatattaatgtaTAAAAACCTTTCATTTATTTCAATTAGTTACTAAGATGTCTTCAAAAGTATTTTCATCAGTTGTCCTCCTCCTATGTCTCAACATAGTGTTTTTCACTATGGTGAGTTCCCAACATGTCCGCTCCCCACCACTTCGTCCTAGGTCACCACCGCCTTCCAGGTCACCACCTCCAATGGCGTCCCCACCCATGTCACCTCCTAGCAACAGTTGCCCCATAGAtacgctaaaattaaaggtgtGTGCCAATGTATTGAATGATTTGCTTAATGTCACGAATGGCACCCCGCAATGTTGTTCTCTCATTGAAGGGTTGGTTGACCTTGAAGCAGCAATTTGTCTTTGTACTGTCATTAAAGCTAATGTTTTAGGGATCAAAGCTAATGCTACGCTCAACATAACTGTGTTGCTCAACAATTGTGGTAAGAAGATACCTGAAGGCTTCGAATGTTCTTAAGCTTATTAATCGGATTTTGTTGGTATCATCAAAATCTTAAATAAGTATAACTTTCGTATTCCAGCAGCTTTGGAGCAGCTCATCAATAATGTTGTATATGTTATGTGTTTGTTTTTGTTGGTGACTAAGCTAGGTTGTCAATAAACTCCAGCCTAACATTGTACTGTAGTAcgtatacgtagcaaaaaaatatacgtagcaaactCCAGCCTAACACTCCAGCCTAACACtccagcctcggtgcccgcgcatgaaaaaaatatacgtagcaaaaaaaaaaaaaatcttttcgtaaaaattgctgcaagggcgtatgaaaaggcactcgactctaagagcgactaaaaaataaaaaaataaacaactctttgtgtcgttgttaggcctcctacgacgaaaatgctcggcaccaaaaccgagcatgctaatttaacgaccttgaatgtcacatgggcaaaatattcaaaaaataatgttcgaataaagtcttcaagaaaaaataaatgttcaaataaatccgagtctagactaggttatgccgaagtacaatctaaatcctaagtcttagttgtcttatccatagaatcggtcttaatacttggtgtcgttctgcaagttaaaaggttaaaccatattgaatctcccttcctaacatttaaatcaataagcacccatatgtaattgtcatcccttgctaagaatccacggcctcaatactctctctcaccgataaaaagaatatattatagtatttgtaaaatggaaacggtcacattctggaaatcattcccccatagtcgcacaacccccaaagtgaacctaaggtattaATACCATgggaaaagaaaaaattaatggccccaaggcttataatcacattgggtcacgactatcatagtcctctcgagttaCTCgttccttgaaatactactaagtacggactaaaagattttccatgaatgcaacatgaccaaccatgaaaatacccgaatcggcataccataaggctaccattggggtaaagcaatacacactaagagagaagccgcgctaatgattctagtcttgcaaaaataaaaattcgatctccccaattaactaccttgccaacattaagcaaaatggcgcatgacaaatggacacccaagggttaaaatctaaagtgtcaaccaacgaaagttatggtccaattagcctaagtctgagagtcgcttggtcaagtattataggcttacgccatgtcattattttgagtctaggccacctccttgtattcatacacgggttataatcagaaaaattaatgaaagttcgagtctaaatcacaacttccaattaaatcccgaaaatgtaaaaaaattattttcgatgtaattctttcgttaaatttcaataaggtaaaaataacattttgaatctacgctatttgcacattttaagaaacgactaaatacgcttgcaaggtaagacaatttaaaaggtccaccctaggactgctaaaattaaaggtccaccctaggcctactaaaattaaaggtccactataggcctaccaaacgaggctcactcagtctcgcctcgtgactcaaagaccaca
This Spinacia oleracea cultivar Varoflay chromosome 6, BTI_SOV_V1, whole genome shotgun sequence DNA region includes the following protein-coding sequences:
- the LOC110806259 gene encoding pEARLI1-like lipid transfer protein 1, which codes for MSSKVFSSVVLLLCLNIVFFTMVSSQHVRSPPLRPRSPPPSRSPPPMASPPMSPPSNSCPIDTLKLKVCANVLNDLLNVTNGTPQCCSLIEGLVDLEAAICLCTVIKANVLGIKANATLNITVLLNNCGKKIPEGFECS